The following coding sequences lie in one Trueperaceae bacterium genomic window:
- a CDS encoding ABC transporter permease: MTSYALKRLTHIIPVLIATTLLVFALLSLSPSDPAQLILGLGAKPEELAMMREQLGLNDPLLVRYARYMGGVLTGDFGTSYSTKRPVLEMIGVRLPNTLVLAFGSLTLILVVAIPLGVALAVRQNSLFDNVMRVLTLLTAAMPSFWLGLMLILLFSVKLGWLPSSGLDNARAAIMPLICLAVAGWTVTSRLTRASMLDVVRQDYIRTARAKGLPQGVVMRKHALRNALLPVVTSVGLLVGQSVGGAVVIEILFGINGIGKMMVDAVRQQDVPTIMGGVLIAAVVIAVANLLTDLSYAVIDPRLESMYGEPTA; encoded by the coding sequence ATGACCAGCTACGCGCTGAAGCGCTTGACGCACATCATCCCGGTGCTCATCGCGACCACCCTGCTCGTCTTCGCCCTCCTCTCCTTGAGCCCTAGCGACCCGGCGCAGCTGATCCTCGGGCTGGGCGCCAAGCCGGAGGAGCTGGCGATGATGCGGGAGCAGTTGGGGCTGAACGACCCGTTGCTCGTAAGGTACGCGCGCTACATGGGCGGCGTCCTCACGGGCGACTTCGGAACGTCGTACTCCACCAAGCGGCCCGTGCTCGAGATGATCGGCGTTCGCCTGCCCAACACGCTCGTGCTGGCGTTCGGCTCGCTCACGCTGATCCTGGTCGTGGCGATCCCGCTCGGCGTCGCCCTGGCGGTGCGGCAGAACTCGCTCTTCGACAACGTGATGCGGGTGTTGACGCTCCTCACCGCCGCCATGCCCAGCTTCTGGCTCGGGCTGATGCTCATCCTCCTCTTCTCGGTGAAGCTCGGTTGGCTCCCATCGAGCGGGCTCGACAACGCGCGGGCCGCCATCATGCCGCTCATCTGCCTGGCCGTCGCGGGTTGGACGGTGACATCGCGCCTCACGCGGGCGTCCATGCTCGACGTGGTGCGGCAGGACTACATCCGGACCGCGCGCGCCAAGGGGCTCCCGCAGGGCGTGGTGATGCGCAAGCACGCGCTGCGCAACGCCCTGCTGCCCGTCGTCACTTCCGTCGGCCTCCTAGTCGGGCAGTCCGTGGGCGGCGCGGTGGTCATCGAGATCCTCTTCGGCATCAACGGCATCGGGAAGATGATGGTCGACGCCGTGCGGCAGCAGGACGTACCCACGATCATGGGCGGCGTGCTAATCGCCGCGGTCGTGATCGCGGTGGCGAACCTGCTCACGGACCTCTCGTACGCGGTCATCGACCCGCGGCTCGAGTCCATGTACGGGGAGCCGACCGCTTGA
- a CDS encoding ABC transporter permease, with translation MTRTNLSRNPWRTAWRRLSRNRTAVVGLFLLAAIILACLSAPLWFDYQRDVVGVNVSQRLRIPAEGRPLGTDELGRNLLARILWGGRISLTIGIGAVVLAGLAATLIGTTAASYGGRTDSLLMRALDVLLAIPAMLLMITFVTIMAPTQTNLMLAIGLSFVPGMARLVRAQVLSVKDLEYVAAVRAQGASTARVLVAHVLPNAMGPVIASFVMYIPGGIMTISGLGFIGLGIQPPTPEWGAMLASGRAYIRDAWHITTLPGLAIVLTIIALTLVGDGLRDAIDSRMSDR, from the coding sequence TTGACGCGGACGAACCTGAGCCGGAACCCGTGGCGGACGGCGTGGAGGCGCCTCAGCCGCAACCGCACGGCCGTGGTGGGGCTGTTCCTCCTGGCCGCGATCATCCTCGCGTGCCTCAGCGCGCCGCTCTGGTTCGACTACCAGCGCGACGTGGTGGGCGTGAACGTCTCCCAGCGCCTGCGGATCCCGGCCGAGGGCAGACCGCTCGGCACGGACGAGCTTGGGCGGAACCTGCTCGCGCGCATCCTGTGGGGCGGCCGCATCTCGCTCACGATCGGCATCGGGGCGGTAGTGCTGGCCGGTCTCGCCGCCACCCTGATCGGTACCACCGCGGCCTCCTACGGCGGCCGCACCGACAGCCTGCTCATGCGCGCCCTCGACGTGCTGCTGGCGATCCCGGCCATGCTGCTGATGATCACGTTCGTGACCATCATGGCGCCTACCCAGACGAACCTCATGCTCGCCATCGGCCTGAGCTTCGTGCCTGGGATGGCCCGCCTGGTGCGGGCGCAGGTGCTCTCCGTCAAGGACCTCGAGTACGTGGCGGCCGTCAGGGCCCAGGGTGCGAGCACCGCGCGCGTGCTCGTCGCGCACGTGCTGCCCAACGCCATGGGGCCCGTGATAGCCAGCTTCGTCATGTACATCCCGGGCGGGATCATGACCATCAGCGGCCTAGGTTTCATCGGCCTCGGCATCCAACCCCCTACCCCGGAGTGGGGCGCCATGCTCGCGAGCGGGCGCGCCTACATCAGGGACGCTTGGCACATAACGACCCTGCCGGGCCTCGCGATCGTCCTGACGATCATCGCCCTGACCCTGGTCGGCGACGGGCTGAGGGACGCCATCGACTCGCGGATGTCCGACCGTTGA
- a CDS encoding CocE/NonD family hydrolase yields MEAEAPPTLTFNHYRSGVYEGKFAFGGSELLWLGVDPQTRMQLKRIPFEKGMQESLFDLPALHAGLGTFESATWSGDTVTLDDGARYNRYLEFAGTVNGEATTGQLWARRGEPPIMDVVTVAGKVVAFIMPGRISSEMLVLEGHESVTPFAKYTDPMLSKAEYGIRPLGNQAVRTRDGVDLATEVFLPAGGRPGQRFPAIVVRTCYGKARDLHRCTHWVNRGYAFVIQDVRGRSDSDGELVPFYHEREDARDLFDWIAAQEWSDGNIGMWGASYLGYTTTAAATTGHPNLKTAISEVNVGSPFYYDTVRRGGAVCSWPLLCWTLGQSVSNRTDFDVFGGKSVDPEKVVRMRPLLDIPSQAIGKRSGPWDMWAGHYQYDEFWRHCDNGMHAQDIKVPMLILSGWHDGDALGVQETWRFLTEHDVPGRRIIIGPWPHGLNAFRDCMDLEYGDNAIDYDFDTRTIRWFDRYLKGVANGEDEQPRATYYLGGDGANEWRTSDDWNPREARLVELYLDSGGRANSMHGDGRLSRTPTTGGRFDSYVYDPNNVASGDAQFTPSVLNEQQSRQDYLVYETGVLKENVAVAGNLSARFFAASSAVDTDFFVTVSDVDEQGVARKVSTNGIRAEFRKWPAVASALLTPGSVEEYELYLHFAGHVFKAGHKIRVDICSADYLTFFPNTNTGVDPFTDPEPVVATQRVHHGSEWPSCVRLPVLYGEIT; encoded by the coding sequence ATGGAAGCAGAAGCCCCGCCTACGCTCACGTTCAACCACTACCGCTCAGGCGTCTACGAGGGCAAGTTCGCGTTCGGTGGCAGCGAGCTACTCTGGCTCGGCGTCGACCCGCAGACGCGCATGCAGCTCAAGCGCATCCCCTTCGAGAAGGGCATGCAGGAGTCGCTGTTCGACCTACCCGCGTTGCACGCCGGCCTCGGCACGTTCGAGTCGGCGACGTGGAGCGGCGACACGGTCACGCTCGATGACGGCGCCCGCTACAACCGCTACCTCGAGTTCGCCGGCACGGTGAACGGTGAGGCGACGACGGGCCAGCTCTGGGCGCGGCGCGGCGAGCCGCCCATCATGGACGTCGTCACCGTGGCGGGCAAGGTCGTCGCCTTCATCATGCCGGGCCGCATCTCGAGCGAGATGCTCGTACTCGAGGGTCACGAGAGCGTGACCCCGTTCGCGAAGTACACCGACCCGATGCTCTCGAAGGCCGAGTACGGCATCCGCCCCTTGGGCAACCAGGCGGTGCGAACGCGCGACGGCGTCGACCTGGCCACCGAGGTCTTCCTCCCGGCCGGCGGTCGGCCGGGCCAGCGGTTCCCGGCGATCGTCGTGCGCACGTGCTACGGCAAGGCGCGCGACCTGCACCGGTGTACTCACTGGGTGAACCGCGGCTACGCGTTCGTCATCCAGGACGTGCGGGGTCGTTCCGACTCGGACGGCGAGCTCGTGCCCTTCTATCACGAGCGCGAGGACGCCCGCGACCTGTTCGACTGGATCGCCGCGCAGGAGTGGAGCGACGGCAACATCGGCATGTGGGGCGCCAGCTACCTCGGCTACACCACGACCGCGGCCGCCACCACGGGCCACCCGAACCTCAAGACGGCCATCAGCGAGGTGAACGTGGGCTCGCCGTTCTACTACGACACAGTGCGCCGTGGCGGCGCCGTGTGCTCGTGGCCGCTGCTGTGCTGGACGCTCGGGCAGTCCGTGTCGAACAGGACCGATTTCGACGTGTTCGGCGGCAAGTCCGTCGACCCGGAGAAGGTCGTGCGCATGCGGCCGCTGCTGGACATCCCCAGCCAGGCCATCGGCAAGCGCTCCGGCCCATGGGACATGTGGGCCGGGCATTACCAGTACGACGAGTTCTGGCGCCACTGCGACAACGGGATGCATGCGCAAGACATCAAGGTCCCGATGCTCATCCTCTCCGGGTGGCACGACGGCGACGCCCTCGGCGTGCAGGAGACGTGGCGCTTCCTCACGGAGCACGACGTGCCCGGCCGCCGCATCATCATCGGCCCGTGGCCTCACGGGCTGAACGCGTTCCGCGACTGCATGGACCTGGAGTACGGCGACAACGCCATCGACTACGACTTCGACACCCGCACCATCCGCTGGTTCGACCGCTACCTCAAGGGCGTGGCCAACGGCGAGGACGAGCAGCCCCGCGCCACCTACTACCTGGGCGGCGACGGAGCGAACGAGTGGCGCACATCCGACGACTGGAACCCGCGCGAGGCCAGGCTCGTCGAGCTCTACCTCGACAGCGGCGGCCGCGCGAACTCCATGCACGGTGACGGCCGGTTGTCGAGGACGCCCACTACGGGCGGCAGGTTCGATTCGTACGTGTACGACCCGAACAACGTGGCCTCGGGCGACGCGCAGTTCACGCCGTCGGTGCTCAACGAGCAACAGTCGCGCCAGGACTACCTCGTCTACGAGACCGGCGTGCTGAAGGAGAACGTCGCCGTGGCCGGCAACCTGTCGGCGCGCTTCTTCGCGGCCTCGAGCGCGGTAGACACCGACTTCTTCGTCACCGTGTCCGACGTCGACGAGCAGGGCGTGGCGCGCAAGGTCTCGACGAACGGCATCCGGGCGGAGTTCAGGAAGTGGCCGGCGGTCGCTTCGGCTCTGCTCACGCCGGGCAGCGTCGAGGAGTACGAGCTCTACCTGCACTTCGCCGGGCACGTGTTCAAGGCCGGCCACAAGATCCGGGTGGACATCTGTTCGGCCGACTACCTGACCTTCTTCCCCAACACGAACACGGGCGTCGACCCGTTCACCGATCCGGAGCCGGTGGTGGCGACGCAACGGGTGCATCACGGGTCGGAGTGGCCTTCCTGCGTGCGGCTGCCGGTGTTGTACGGGGAGATCACCTGA
- a CDS encoding DUF1697 domain-containing protein, translated as MTNRYIALLRGINVGGRVVKMERLRSVFAGLGLANVRTYINSGNVFFDTAETDRPSLTETIETALHEALGYQVPTFLRTPEELEAILARDPFVDIVRTDADDLRFCVVFTAEQLNQGLELPVSSSKNDMELVAVNEREAYVVWRLIGGRVSGKFPDDVLPPRNTTRFFHTLKKILAAATG; from the coding sequence ATGACCAACAGGTACATAGCGCTCCTACGCGGGATCAACGTCGGCGGACGCGTGGTCAAGATGGAGCGGCTACGCAGCGTGTTCGCCGGCCTCGGTCTCGCCAACGTCCGCACCTACATCAACAGCGGGAACGTCTTCTTCGACACGGCCGAGACCGACCGCCCCTCGCTCACCGAGACTATAGAGACGGCGCTTCACGAGGCCCTGGGCTACCAGGTGCCGACGTTCCTGCGCACCCCCGAGGAGCTCGAGGCGATCCTGGCCAGAGATCCCTTCGTCGACATCGTCAGGACCGACGCCGACGACCTCCGCTTCTGCGTCGTGTTCACCGCCGAGCAGTTGAACCAAGGGCTCGAGCTGCCCGTCTCGTCGTCGAAGAACGACATGGAGCTGGTGGCGGTCAACGAGCGCGAGGCCTACGTGGTCTGGCGGCTCATCGGCGGTCGCGTCTCCGGGAAGTTCCCCGACGACGTGCTCCCGCCGCGGAACACCACGCGGTTCTTCCATACTCTGAAGAAGATCCTCGCTGCTGCCACCGGCTAG